One Wyeomyia smithii strain HCP4-BCI-WySm-NY-G18 unplaced genomic scaffold, ASM2978416v1 HiC_scaffold_25, whole genome shotgun sequence DNA window includes the following coding sequences:
- the LOC129733737 gene encoding zinc finger protein 395-like encodes MKKYFLNKMSTGKRLAKRSIIGTRVCAPGADGIWYSGVIQAVKTPPLANQKDNTNCINLTPNTRYSVRFDSKQDISRRGLAREFRESELIGPGFKTIMDVRLKPGQKVFLTYNGRESAGEVLQHDDLKDEITVRIVPVGQEVSARTFSLAYKPFQCHRAGLVITAQFW; translated from the coding sequence ATGAAAAAGTACTTCCTGAATAAGATGTCAACCGGTAAGCGCTTGGCAAAACGCTCTATCATCGGTACCCGGGTGTGTGCTCCGGGCGCCGATGGTATCTGGTACTCGGGGGTGATCCAGGCGGTCAAAACTCCCCCGCTGGCCAACCAGAAGGACAACACCAACTGCATTAATCTGACACCGAACACGCGCTACTCGGTTCGGTTCGACAGTAAGCAGGACATCTCGCGTCGCGGCCTGGCCCGGGAGTTCCGCGAGAGCGAGTTAATCGGGCCCGGTTTCAAGACCATCATGGACGTCCGGCTGAAACCGGGTCAGAAGGTGTTTCTCACCTACAATGGGCGCGAGAGTGCCGGCGAGGTGCTGCAGCACGATGATCTGAAAGACGAAATAACCGTTAGGATCGTACCCGTTGGACAAGAGGTGAGTGCCAGAACTTTCTCGCTTGCGTATAAACCCTTCCAGTGCCATCGTGCGGGGCTCGTGATTACGGCTCAATTTTGGTGA